Proteins encoded within one genomic window of Paramisgurnus dabryanus chromosome 13, PD_genome_1.1, whole genome shotgun sequence:
- the pou2f2b gene encoding POU domain, class 2, transcription factor 2 isoform X5, which translates to MFVPLPMPFVLPRTASDLHAWRLKSPLALRSHSDIRMSKPVEVENPAADSPMESTDSERNGSDSNNQVQSMKINPYSLSPTLSNATKAKVEDCGEMSPAPVQTTSAQTALSHTQLMLAGGQLAGLTALLPAQQQLLLQQAQLLAAAVQQSHAAHAANQQQAQQQAAQQQANQQAAQSQSHGQSQSTQEQNAAPVPPPPHQLSLSQPIQLTAQDIQQLLQLQQLVLVPGHTLPSPAQFLLPQTQQGQQGLLSTPNLIPLPQQNQGSLLAAPPRLGLQAQREKVGENTVTPVTSHSEEPSDLEELEQFARTFKQRRIKLGFTQGDVGLAMGKLYGNDFSQTTISRFEALNLSFKNMCKLKPLLEKWLNDAETMSMDSTLPSPSALCSPSLGYDGIPGRRRKKRTSIETNVRVALERSFITNQKPTSEEILLIAEKLNMEKEVIRVWFCNRRQKEKRINPSSATPPLPSQPQPTSHKPPCYSPHMMVSQGPSQTVTSLSTAVTTMSSVCPLTPSGPSLSSAPSPVTPPPRSDTSPAPPSHSTLSLNAGSWHKKNGDVSNYITDFAAALSTSSQWWPAAHFQS; encoded by the exons ATGTTTGTTCCTTTGCCGATGCCGTTTGTTTTGCCGAGAACTGCTTCAGATCTCCACGCCTGGCGCCTCAAGTCCCCGCTGGCTCTGCGCTCTCACTCCG ATATCAGAATGTCAAAACCAGTAGAGGTTGAGAATCCAGCAGCAGACTCTCCGATGGAGAGCACAG ACTCAGAGAGAAATGGCTCAGATTCTAATAATCAG GTTCAGTCTATGAAAATCAATCCCTACTCCCTTTCCCCTACACTGAGCAATGCCACCAAG GCTAAAGTGGAGGATTGTGGTGAAATGTCTCCAGCTCCTGTACAAACTACATCCGCTCAGACGGCCCTTTCCCACACACAGCTGATGTTAGCGGGCGGCCAGCTGGCAGGA TTGACTGCACTCTTGCCTGCACAACAGCAGCTGCTCTTACAGCAGGCGCAGCTACTCGCCGCAGCTGTGCAGCAGTCACATGCAGCCCACGCGGCCAATCAACAGCAAGCACAGCAGCAGGCCGCACAGCAGCAGGCCAATCAGCAGGCAGCTCAATCGCAGTCACACGGCCAATCGCAGAGCACACAAGAACAAAACGCCGCCCCTGTCCCGCCCCCTCCTCACCAACTCTCCCTATCTCAGCCAATCCAGCTCACTGCCCAG GACATTCAGCAGCTGTTGCAGCTTCAGCAGTTGGTTCTTGTTCCAGGACACACTCTGCCTTCACCTGCTCAGTTTCTATTACCACAAACACAACAAGGGCAGCAAG GGCTGCTATCAACACCAAATCTAATTCCACTACCTCAGCAAAACCAAGGAAGCCTGCTGGCCGCTCCGCCCAGACTTGGTCTTCAAGCACAG AGAGAAAAGGTTGGGGAGAACACGGTAACTCCAGTGACCTCACATTCTGAGGAGCCAAGTGACCTGGAGGAACTGGAGCAATTTGCCCGCACATTCAAACAGAGAAGAATCAAGTTGGGCTTTACACAG GGTGATGTGGGACTGGCCATGGGAAAGCTTTACGGGAATGATTTCAGTCAGACCACAATCTCCCGATTTGAGGCACTTAATCTCAGCTTCAAGAACATGTGCAAACTCAAACCCTTGCTGGAGAAGTGGCTCAATGATGCAG AGACAATGTCAATGGACAGTACCCTGCCAAGTCCCAGCGCTCTCTGTTCTCCCTCTCTCGGCTATGACGGCATTCCAGGACGGCGCAGGAAGAAACGCACCAGCATTGAGACCAACGTCCGCGTCGCTCTGGAACGCAGCTTCATCACG AACCAGAAGCCTACCTCAGAGGAGATCCTGCTCATCGCAGAGAAGCTCAACATGGAGAAGGAGGTGATCCGCGTCTGGTTCTGCAACCGTCGACAGAAAGAGAAACGTATTAACCCCTCCAGTGCCACCCCTCCCTTGCCCAGCCAACCCCAGCCCACCTCGCACAAACCCCCCTGCTACAGCCCGCACATG ATGGTCAGTCAAGGTCCATCCCAGACAGTGACCAGTCTCAGTACAGCAG TGACCACCATGTCATCAGTTTGCCCTCTGACCCCAAGTGGACCTTCCTTAAGCTCCGCCCCATCTCCGGTGACCCCGCCTCCCCGCAGTGACACCAGCCCTGCCCCTCCGAGTCACAGCACACTAAGTCTAAACGCAGG TTCTTGGCATAAAAAGAACGGCGACGTTTCTAACTACATCACTGATTTTGCTGCGGCTTTGAG